The Girardinichthys multiradiatus isolate DD_20200921_A chromosome Y, DD_fGirMul_XY1, whole genome shotgun sequence genome has a window encoding:
- the LOC124864565 gene encoding 60S ribosomal protein L23 — protein MSKRGRGGSSGAKFRISLGLPVGAVINCADNTGAKNLYIISVKGIKGRLNRLPAAGVGDMVMATVKKGKPELRKKVHPAVVIRQRKSYRRKDGVFLYFEDNAGVIVNNKGEMKGSAITGPVAKECADLWPRIASNAGSIA, from the exons ATGTCCAAGAGAG GACGTGGTGGTTCATCTGGTGCAAAGTTCCGTATCTCACTGGGTCTCCCAGTGGGAGCGGTTATCAACTGTGCGGACAACACAG GTGCCAAGAACTTGTACATAATCTCTGTAAAGGGCATCAAGGGTCGTCTGAACCGTCTGCCAGCTGCTGGAGTGGGTGACATGGTCATGGCCACGGTCAAAAAAGGCAAACCAGAGCTCAGGAAGAAGG TGCATCCTGCGGTGGTGATACGGCAACGGAAGTCGTACCGACGAAAAGAtggtgtgttcttgtactttgAAGACAATGCTGGTGTTATAGTCAACAACAAAGGAGAAATGAAAG GTTCCGCCATCACAGGACCAGTGGCCAAGGAGTGTGCTGACCTGTGGCCTAGGATCGCCTCCAATGCTGGCAGCATCGCCTGA